A single genomic interval of Corylus avellana chromosome ca10, CavTom2PMs-1.0 harbors:
- the LOC132164049 gene encoding glucosidase 2 subunit beta — protein MKLNMALGFISLMLCVFFLGSPVAVRSVSASLKDPFIGIAPEDEKYYKTSSDLIKCKDGSKKFSKAQLNDDFCDCPDGTDEPGTSACPAGKFYCRNAGHAPLFLYSSRVNDGICDCCDGSDEYDGKVKCPNTCWEAGKVARDKLKKKIATYQEGVTLRKQEVERAKLGLAKDEAELSKLKDEEKILKGLVQQLKERKEEIEKAEEKERLQKEKEEKERKEAEEKANKEENKAEQEANPDNTAAVENTDSEEKPTDSMHDDEIGLLEDSSSYQDVAKDNDEPAAEVENSDTPGSEGSLVNEVEQPAAEAKEESAVSPDSGSKGNDVSENTEGLSKEELGRLVASRWTGENTAKQTEEVDATKDNDHEEMPGGTHGEESDGYASETDNDNGRYDDDNDDVEDEVDEDFREEDHDESSSSYNFDSEIESDLSDITTPSNPSWLEKIQKTVQNVLRAVNLFQTPVNQSEAAHVRKEYDESSAKLSKIESRISSLSQKLKHDFGPEKEFYSFYGRCFEGKENKYVYKVCPYKQASQEEGHTTTRLGRWNKFEDAYRVMIFSNGDKCWNGPDRSLKVKLRCGLQNEVADVDEPSRCEYVALLSTPALCLEEKLKELQHKLELMNKEQPQNHDEL, from the exons ATGAAGCTAAATATGGCTCTGGGTTTCATTTCACTTATGCTGTGCGTGTTTTTTCTGGGATCTCCGGTTGCGGTTAGATCAGTATCGGCATCTCTCAAAGACCCTTTTATCGGAATTGCTCCGGAAG ATGAGAAGTATTACAAGACGTCCTCGGATTTAATAAAATGTAAGGATGGATCCAAGAAATTCAGCAAAGCCCAGCTCAACGATGACTTCTGCGATTGCCCTGATGGCACTGACGAGCCtg GTACATCGGCATGCCCTGCTGGAAAATTCTATTGTCGCAATGCAGGACATGCCCCTCTTTTCTTATATTCTTCTAGAGTGAATGATGGTATATGTG ATTGTTGTGATGGGAGTGATGAGTATGATGGTAAGGTGAAGTGCCCAAATACGTGCTGGGAGGCTGGCAAAGTGGCTAGAGATAAGCTGAAGAAAAAGATTGCTACATATCAAGAGGGGGTCACTTTACGAAAGCAGGAAGTTGAACGAGCAAAGCTCGGTTTAGCCAAAGATGAGGCAGAACTGTCAAAGTTAAAAGACGAGGAGAAAATACTGAAAGGGCTTGTTCAACAGCTTAAAG AGCGtaaagaagaaattgaaaaggcagaggagaaagaacgtttacagaaagaaaaagaagagaaggaaaggaAGGAGGCTGAGGAGAAGGCTAATAAGGAAGAAAACAAAGCTGAGCAGGAAGCTAATCCGGATAACACTGCAGCTGTGGAGAATACTGACAGTGAAGAAAAACCCACTGATAGTATGCATGACGACGAGATTGGACTTTTGGAGGATTCTTCTTCATATCAG GATGTGGCTAAGGACAATGATGAGCCAGCAGCCGAAGTTGAGAACAGTGATACTCCAGGAAGTGAAGGATCCCTGGTTAATGAAGTAGAACAG CCTGCAGCAGAAGCAAAGGAAGAGTCTGCAGTTTCACCTGATTCTGGAAGCAAG GGAAATGATGTATCTGAAAATACTGAGGGGTTATCAAAGGAAGAGTTGGGTCGCCTTGTTGCGTCTCGCTGGACAGGAGAGAATACTGCAAAGCAAACAGAAGAAGTTGATGCTACAAAAGACAATGATCATGAAGAGATGCCTGGGGGCACACATGGTGAAGAATCTGATGGCTACGCTTCTGAAACCGATAATGACAACGGAAgatatgatgatgataatgatgatgtaGAAGATGAGGTAGATGAAGATTTTAGGGAGGAGGATCATGATGAATCTAGTTCTTCGTACAATTTTGACTCAGAAATTGAATCAGACTTGTCAG ATATAACAACCCCAAGTAACCCATCTTGGTTGGAGAAGATACAAAAGACTGTACAAAACGTTCTACGTGCTGTTAATTTATTCCAGACTCCAGTGAACCAGTCAG AGGCTGCTCATGTACGCAAAGAATATGACGAGTCCAGTGCCAAGTTGTCTAAAATTGAGTCAAGAATATCAAGTTTGTCACAAAAGCTGAAACATGATTTTG GGCCTGAGAAGGAGTTCTATTCATTCTATGGACGTTGCTTTGAGGGCAAGGAGAACAA GTATGTTTACAAAGTCTGCCCATATAAACAAGCTTCCCAGGAGGAGGGGCATACTACAACTCGTTTGGG GCGCTGGAACAAATTTGAGGATGCATACAGAGTCATGATATTTTCAAATGGTGACAAATGCTGGAATGGGCCTGATAGAAGtctgaag